One stretch of Streptomyces sp. NBC_01363 DNA includes these proteins:
- a CDS encoding type I polyketide synthase — MNSAVRSEEMIIGITPYGEPDAGLTVAVGRAGGLGVLDLGAGDRRSREALAQLQRTASGRFGVRVDAHCRLTPADLAPDGPHTVVLAVAAAAGESGAAWTIAALAARFRVLVEVTDLEGARDALRAGAHGLIARGTECGGRIGELSTFVLLQRLLAAPEVTRPVWASGGIGPRTAAAAVAGGAAGVVLDGQLALLAESALPEPVAAVLRTSDGSETVVRAGHRFLLRRGPDVPRLAEGAGPQEVAALLGGRDLRTQLLPVGQDGFLATLFAERWGDVRRTVRALREAVLGAVRDDTAARALRPGSPMSLALGTRLPVAQGPMTRVSDGPAFAVAVAVDGALPFLALALADGTRTRTMLTETRDAVAGRPWGVGVLGFAPEDVRTAQLEAVREMRPTHAIIAGGRPSQTQALEQDGIRTFLHVPSPGLLRQFLQAGARRFVFEGSECGGHVGPRGSFALWEAQLAVLEDFLESHEAADLEVFFAGGVHDERSAAMVAALAAPLTARGAAVGVLMGTAYLFTEEAVSRGAVRPLFQQQVLEAERTTLLESAPGHATRCVPSPFTAGYRDQEARLRAEGVPDRRIWEELERLNVGRLRIASKGVDRSADGCLSPVDERRQLAEGMFMAGEVAVLRSATTTVAALHESVTTGAAEHLALRTAQSAPANEVREPVAPAPLDVAVVGMACMFPQAPDLTAFWANVVAGVDAVSEVPPERWDPAVHHGESTPSKWGGFLPRIPFDPLRYGIPPTSLGSTEPVQLLSLEAARRALEDAGYGDGGRKFDRSRTSVVFGAEAGSDLSNAATLRAVLPSYYGRVPAGLDEQLPGLTEDSFPGMLANVISGRIANRLDLGGANYTVDAACASSLAAVDVACKELAGGTSDVVLCGGADLHNGINDYVLFSSVHALSPTGRSRAFDGSADGIALGEGIACVVLKRLADAERDGDRIYGVIKGLGSSSDGRSLGLTAPRPEGQRSALERAYRNAGVSPAKVGLVEAHGTGTVVGDRTELRILSEVFTEAGAEPGGCALGSVKSQIGHTKCAAGLAGMIKTLLALYTGVRPPTLHVENPNPAWEADSSPFAFHAEARPWAAPAEERIAGVSAFGFGGTNFHVVLAAHAGGVPPVRGLDAWPAELFVFRGRDEAAARRAMEELLAAAQSEGRSWRLQDLALSAARRSDTSGDPAQVAIVATDVDDLAEKVRRALADPVDPAAHAPARGIHRAGAGESDGAKVAFLFPGQGSQRTGMLADLFVAFPELRPYLELARAHADTLYPPTAFDDTERERQRAALTDTRVAQPALGVTGLAAHAVLTAAGVQPDMAAGHSYGELVALCAAGALTPETLLELSAERAAAILRAAQSAQGDAGDPGTMAAVSAGAEDVAQALKAASVPDSVVVANRNSPGQTVISGPTDAVDEAVRLLREAGHGAKRIPVACAFHSPLVAAATDRFAEALAARPVHAPEFPVWSNRTAIPYAADGDAVRAELAAQIGAPVAFVEQIEAMYEAGARIFVEAGPGSVLTRLVGQILGDRPHRTVACEPRPGSGLRGWLDALAELAVAGLPVRAGWLLRGRNAVDAARTPAPKLPGWTVDGQLVRTADGALLTGALAPARRVTETLETTVTTNSPHSAPSDQDTLISEFLRTSREMIAAQRDVLLTYLGSAPGARPVPSPAAPQVIQAVPQLPPAQPSMKDPERGTPATAVEPAAAQPAGPADVQRVVLEIISERTGYPVDMIEPDLDLEADLSIDSIKRAEIAGELARRLGAGAGTDLAALNDAALEELAKARTAAAVTDWLTARMGGPAERPAAPAEAEPAPVVVEPGPDAVTAEPPGRHLLRPVLLDERADAGTDPSSVLTGTRWILLGDAPEVAARLASHGAEVSARARDHVLTETDGPVDGVLWSGALAGTDEMPLLPASFPVLKAALARAPRWLLAVRPADGEVPDPRTAGLRGLFRTVAREYPQMVARIIEVSDSSPSALADAVVAEAVALDRTPVVLRTAAGRHGFELVAAPLGVLGSTGAGPAGAGTPEATALGLDQDSVVLLAGGARGITAQFAAVLAGAARCRLELLGRTPAPDGPEAADTASARTPAELRAALAARGGLKPAEINRAAELLLAQREITATLTEITASGGRARYRSVDFREPDAVLQAVKEIHAEHGRLDGVVHAAGVIEDRLIAEKSTESFRRVYATKATGADALLTALEELPAPPAFTVLFGSISAVLGNRGQVDYAAANDALETLGAAFAARTGRRAVTVHWGPWAPSAGHSGMIGAELAREYARRGIRLIDPEEGTAALLRELAWGEESATAVVYTASGW; from the coding sequence ATGAACTCCGCTGTGCGTTCCGAAGAAATGATCATCGGCATTACTCCGTACGGTGAGCCCGATGCCGGGCTCACCGTGGCCGTCGGCCGGGCCGGTGGTCTCGGTGTGCTCGACCTCGGGGCCGGCGACCGGAGATCCCGCGAGGCCCTCGCTCAACTGCAGCGCACGGCTTCGGGCAGGTTCGGCGTCCGGGTCGACGCGCACTGCCGGCTCACCCCGGCCGACCTGGCTCCGGACGGTCCGCACACCGTGGTTCTCGCGGTCGCAGCGGCGGCCGGGGAATCGGGCGCGGCCTGGACGATCGCCGCGCTCGCGGCGCGCTTCCGCGTCCTCGTCGAGGTCACCGACCTGGAGGGCGCACGGGATGCGTTACGCGCCGGGGCGCACGGCCTGATCGCTCGCGGCACCGAGTGCGGCGGCCGGATCGGCGAGTTGAGCACCTTCGTCCTGCTCCAGCGACTGCTCGCCGCGCCCGAGGTGACCCGGCCCGTGTGGGCGAGCGGCGGCATCGGCCCTCGAACGGCCGCCGCCGCGGTGGCCGGCGGAGCGGCCGGCGTCGTCCTCGACGGCCAACTCGCGCTGCTCGCCGAGTCGGCGTTGCCCGAACCGGTCGCCGCGGTGCTGCGCACCAGCGACGGCTCGGAAACCGTCGTCCGGGCCGGTCACCGTTTCCTGCTGCGGCGAGGCCCGGACGTCCCGCGCCTCGCGGAGGGTGCCGGACCGCAGGAGGTGGCGGCGCTTCTGGGCGGGCGGGATCTGCGTACCCAACTGCTCCCGGTGGGCCAGGACGGCTTCCTCGCCACCCTGTTCGCGGAGCGGTGGGGCGATGTGCGCCGAACGGTGCGCGCGCTGCGGGAAGCGGTGCTCGGTGCCGTCCGGGACGACACGGCAGCACGGGCGCTGCGGCCCGGATCGCCGATGAGCCTGGCGCTCGGCACCCGGCTCCCCGTCGCGCAGGGGCCGATGACAAGGGTGAGCGACGGACCCGCTTTCGCCGTGGCGGTGGCAGTCGACGGAGCACTGCCCTTCCTCGCCCTGGCGCTGGCGGACGGCACGCGGACGCGGACGATGCTGACCGAGACCCGGGACGCGGTGGCCGGCCGGCCCTGGGGCGTGGGAGTCCTCGGCTTCGCGCCGGAGGACGTGCGTACGGCCCAGCTGGAGGCCGTACGGGAGATGCGGCCGACCCACGCGATCATCGCCGGTGGGCGGCCGTCCCAGACGCAGGCCCTGGAGCAGGACGGCATCCGGACGTTTCTGCACGTGCCCTCACCGGGGTTGTTGCGGCAGTTCCTCCAGGCCGGGGCGCGCCGGTTCGTGTTCGAGGGCTCGGAGTGCGGCGGGCATGTGGGGCCGCGCGGCAGTTTCGCGCTCTGGGAGGCCCAACTGGCCGTCCTGGAGGATTTCCTGGAGAGTCACGAGGCCGCGGACCTCGAGGTGTTCTTCGCGGGCGGCGTGCACGACGAGCGGTCGGCGGCGATGGTCGCCGCTCTGGCCGCGCCGCTGACCGCGCGCGGCGCGGCCGTCGGTGTGCTGATGGGTACCGCGTATCTGTTCACCGAGGAGGCTGTTTCCCGCGGGGCGGTCCGGCCGCTCTTCCAGCAGCAGGTCCTGGAGGCCGAGCGCACCACGCTGCTGGAGTCGGCGCCGGGCCACGCGACGCGGTGCGTACCGAGCCCGTTCACCGCCGGCTACCGCGACCAGGAGGCCCGGCTGCGCGCCGAGGGCGTGCCGGACCGGCGGATCTGGGAGGAGCTGGAGAGGCTCAACGTCGGCCGGCTGCGCATCGCCAGCAAGGGCGTCGACCGATCCGCCGACGGCTGCCTCTCTCCGGTCGACGAGCGGCGCCAGCTCGCCGAGGGAATGTTCATGGCCGGCGAGGTGGCCGTGCTGCGCTCGGCGACCACGACCGTCGCGGCACTGCACGAGTCGGTGACCACGGGAGCCGCCGAGCATCTCGCCCTGCGGACGGCGCAGTCGGCCCCGGCGAACGAGGTGCGGGAGCCGGTCGCGCCCGCTCCGCTCGACGTCGCCGTGGTCGGCATGGCGTGCATGTTCCCGCAGGCGCCCGACCTGACCGCCTTCTGGGCGAATGTGGTCGCCGGAGTGGACGCGGTGAGCGAGGTCCCGCCCGAGCGCTGGGACCCGGCCGTCCACCATGGCGAGTCGACCCCCTCCAAGTGGGGCGGCTTCCTGCCCCGCATCCCCTTCGACCCGCTGCGCTACGGCATCCCGCCGACGTCTCTCGGCAGCACGGAACCGGTGCAGCTGCTGTCCCTGGAGGCCGCCCGGCGCGCTCTGGAGGACGCCGGATACGGCGACGGGGGGCGGAAGTTCGACCGCTCACGCACTTCCGTGGTGTTCGGCGCCGAGGCGGGCAGCGATCTGTCGAACGCGGCCACGCTCCGGGCGGTGCTGCCCTCGTACTACGGCCGCGTCCCCGCGGGTCTGGATGAGCAGCTCCCGGGACTCACCGAGGACTCCTTCCCCGGCATGCTCGCCAACGTCATCTCGGGCAGGATCGCCAACCGGCTCGATCTCGGCGGCGCCAACTACACCGTCGACGCCGCCTGCGCCTCGTCGCTGGCCGCGGTGGACGTCGCCTGCAAGGAGCTGGCCGGCGGCACCTCCGACGTGGTGTTGTGCGGTGGCGCCGACCTGCACAACGGAATCAACGACTATGTCCTGTTCTCCTCCGTGCACGCCCTGTCTCCCACCGGCCGCTCACGCGCCTTCGACGGCTCGGCTGACGGCATCGCGCTCGGCGAGGGCATCGCCTGCGTCGTCCTCAAGCGGCTCGCGGACGCCGAGCGGGACGGCGACCGGATCTACGGCGTCATCAAGGGCCTGGGCTCCTCCAGCGACGGCCGCTCACTCGGTCTGACCGCGCCCAGGCCCGAGGGCCAGCGCTCGGCTCTGGAGCGCGCCTATCGAAACGCCGGCGTCTCACCGGCAAAAGTCGGTCTCGTCGAGGCGCACGGCACCGGGACGGTCGTCGGCGACCGCACCGAACTGCGCATTCTCAGCGAGGTGTTCACCGAGGCCGGGGCGGAACCGGGCGGCTGCGCCCTCGGTTCGGTGAAGTCGCAGATCGGCCACACCAAGTGCGCCGCCGGTCTCGCCGGAATGATCAAAACGCTGCTGGCGCTGTACACCGGAGTCCGGCCGCCCACCTTGCACGTCGAGAATCCCAACCCGGCGTGGGAGGCGGACAGCAGCCCCTTCGCCTTCCACGCCGAGGCTCGGCCATGGGCGGCACCCGCGGAGGAACGGATCGCCGGAGTGAGCGCGTTCGGCTTCGGCGGGACCAACTTCCACGTGGTGCTGGCCGCCCACGCCGGTGGCGTACCGCCCGTGCGGGGACTGGACGCCTGGCCGGCCGAACTGTTCGTGTTCCGCGGCCGGGACGAGGCCGCGGCCCGCCGGGCGATGGAGGAACTCCTGGCAGCCGCTCAGTCCGAGGGCCGGTCGTGGCGGCTTCAGGACCTCGCGCTGAGCGCGGCCCGGCGGTCGGACACGAGCGGGGACCCGGCCCAGGTCGCCATCGTGGCGACGGACGTGGACGACCTGGCCGAGAAGGTGCGGCGGGCCCTGGCCGACCCCGTCGACCCCGCCGCGCACGCTCCGGCACGCGGCATCCACCGGGCCGGTGCCGGCGAATCGGACGGCGCCAAGGTGGCATTCCTCTTCCCCGGCCAGGGCAGCCAGCGCACCGGCATGCTCGCCGACCTGTTCGTCGCCTTCCCAGAGCTGCGCCCCTATCTGGAACTCGCCCGCGCCCACGCCGACACCCTGTATCCGCCCACCGCCTTCGACGACACCGAACGCGAGAGGCAACGGGCCGCGCTCACCGACACCCGGGTGGCACAGCCCGCCCTCGGTGTCACGGGACTCGCCGCGCACGCCGTGCTCACCGCGGCCGGCGTGCAGCCGGACATGGCCGCCGGGCACAGCTACGGCGAGCTGGTGGCACTGTGCGCGGCCGGCGCATTGACCCCCGAGACGCTGCTGGAACTGAGCGCGGAGCGAGCGGCGGCGATCCTTCGGGCTGCGCAGTCCGCCCAAGGCGACGCGGGCGACCCCGGGACCATGGCCGCGGTCTCGGCCGGCGCCGAGGACGTGGCGCAGGCACTCAAGGCGGCGTCCGTGCCGGACAGTGTGGTCGTCGCCAATCGCAACTCGCCCGGCCAGACGGTGATCTCGGGACCGACGGACGCCGTCGACGAGGCCGTCCGGCTGCTGCGCGAGGCCGGCCACGGTGCCAAGCGCATCCCCGTCGCCTGCGCGTTCCACAGCCCGCTGGTCGCCGCCGCCACCGACCGGTTCGCCGAGGCGCTCGCGGCCCGGCCGGTGCACGCGCCCGAATTCCCCGTGTGGTCCAATCGCACGGCCATCCCGTACGCCGCCGACGGTGACGCGGTACGGGCCGAGCTCGCCGCCCAGATCGGTGCCCCGGTCGCCTTCGTCGAGCAGATCGAGGCGATGTACGAGGCCGGAGCCCGCATCTTCGTCGAAGCCGGCCCCGGCTCGGTCCTGACCCGGCTGGTCGGGCAGATCCTCGGCGACCGCCCGCACCGCACGGTGGCCTGCGAACCCCGGCCGGGCAGCGGCCTGCGCGGCTGGCTCGACGCCCTGGCCGAGCTCGCCGTCGCGGGGCTGCCGGTGCGCGCCGGGTGGCTGCTGCGAGGCCGGAACGCGGTGGACGCGGCACGTACCCCGGCGCCGAAGCTTCCCGGATGGACGGTCGACGGACAACTGGTCCGCACCGCCGACGGCGCCCTCCTCACCGGTGCGCTCGCACCGGCCCGACGAGTCACGGAGACCCTGGAGACGACTGTGACGACGAATTCCCCGCACAGCGCACCGTCCGACCAGGACACGCTCATCTCCGAATTCCTGCGCACCAGCCGGGAGATGATCGCCGCCCAACGGGACGTTCTGCTCACCTACCTCGGATCCGCCCCGGGCGCGCGGCCCGTCCCGTCCCCGGCGGCCCCGCAGGTGATCCAGGCCGTGCCGCAACTTCCCCCGGCGCAGCCGTCGATGAAGGACCCGGAACGGGGCACGCCGGCCACCGCCGTGGAGCCGGCAGCCGCGCAGCCCGCCGGTCCGGCCGATGTCCAGCGGGTCGTTCTGGAAATCATCAGCGAGCGCACCGGCTACCCCGTCGACATGATCGAGCCCGACCTCGACCTGGAGGCGGACCTCAGCATCGACTCCATCAAGCGGGCGGAGATCGCGGGCGAACTGGCCCGGCGCCTGGGTGCCGGTGCCGGCACCGACCTCGCCGCGCTGAACGACGCCGCGCTGGAGGAGCTGGCGAAGGCGCGGACGGCCGCCGCGGTGACCGACTGGCTGACCGCGCGGATGGGCGGACCGGCCGAGCGGCCCGCCGCCCCGGCGGAGGCGGAGCCCGCTCCGGTGGTGGTGGAGCCCGGACCGGACGCCGTCACCGCCGAACCCCCCGGACGGCACCTCCTGCGCCCGGTCCTCCTCGACGAGCGGGCCGACGCCGGCACCGACCCGTCGTCCGTTCTCACGGGCACCCGCTGGATCCTGCTCGGCGACGCCCCCGAGGTCGCCGCCCGCCTGGCGTCCCACGGAGCCGAGGTCTCCGCACGGGCCCGGGACCACGTCCTGACGGAGACCGACGGACCGGTGGACGGCGTGCTGTGGTCAGGGGCCCTCGCGGGCACCGATGAAATGCCCTTGCTGCCCGCCTCGTTCCCTGTACTGAAGGCCGCCCTGGCACGCGCCCCGCGATGGCTGCTGGCCGTCCGGCCCGCCGACGGTGAGGTGCCCGACCCCCGGACCGCGGGGCTGCGAGGTCTGTTCCGGACCGTGGCGCGCGAGTATCCGCAGATGGTGGCCCGGATCATCGAGGTTTCCGATTCCTCGCCGTCCGCGCTCGCGGACGCCGTGGTCGCCGAGGCCGTCGCGTTGGACCGGACACCGGTCGTGCTGCGGACGGCGGCAGGCCGGCACGGGTTCGAACTGGTGGCGGCGCCGCTCGGCGTGCTCGGCAGCACGGGCGCCGGACCGGCCGGGGCGGGCACCCCGGAAGCCACCGCGCTTGGCCTGGACCAGGACTCCGTGGTGCTGCTGGCAGGAGGGGCACGAGGCATCACCGCACAGTTCGCCGCCGTGCTCGCTGGCGCCGCACGCTGCCGTCTGGAACTCCTCGGCCGCACCCCCGCCCCGGACGGTCCGGAGGCCGCGGACACCGCGTCCGCGCGTACCCCGGCCGAGCTGCGCGCCGCGCTCGCGGCCCGCGGCGGACTGAAGCCGGCCGAGATCAATCGCGCCGCCGAGCTGCTGCTCGCCCAGCGGGAGATCACGGCCACCCTGACCGAGATCACCGCCTCGGGCGGCCGGGCCCGCTACCGGTCGGTCGACTTCCGCGAGCCGGACGCGGTACTGCAGGCGGTGAAGGAGATCCATGCCGAGCACGGCCGGCTCGACGGCGTGGTGCACGCGGCCGGTGTGATCGAGGACCGGCTCATCGCAGAGAAGAGCACGGAGTCCTTCCGGCGTGTCTACGCCACGAAGGCGACGGGCGCCGACGCCCTGCTCACCGCATTGGAGGAACTGCCCGCACCGCCCGCGTTCACCGTGCTGTTCGGCTCGATATCGGCCGTCCTGGGCAATCGCGGCCAGGTGGACTACGCGGCCGCCAACGACGCGCTGGAGACCCTCGGCGCGGCGTTCGCCGCCCGCACCGGCCGGCGGGCGGTGACCGTGCACTGGGGCCCCTGGGCACCCTCGGCCGGTCACAGCGGCATGATCGGGGCCGAGCTGGCCCGGGAGTACGCCCGGCGCGGCATCCGGCTGATCGACCCGGAGGAGGGGACCGCGGCGCTGCTGCGGGAGCTCGCCTGGGGCGAGGAGTCCGCCACCGCCGTCGTCTACACCGCCTCGGGCTGGTGA